From Rhodamnia argentea isolate NSW1041297 chromosome 10, ASM2092103v1, whole genome shotgun sequence, a single genomic window includes:
- the LOC115732497 gene encoding uncharacterized protein LOC115732497, with protein sequence MNDEKKEDKELHEPAETSETCDGKDKDKVCHDPGTLTACILSSEVAAGLSKLVVLVQNKGDSALMVDMSVPNSATGSTKKHEIPKHHIKKINISLSMGEGSKVVLNAGKRDCVLHMGPLVADTSVFLYLPSFDKLITPINGAYFLILAVVVFGGVLACCVFRKRRRKSEFRYQELEMGSGEGTNIETAEGWDQGWDDDWDEENAVKSPGQHHVGNISANGLTSRPANKDGWERDWDD encoded by the exons atgaatgatgaGAAGAAGGAAGACAAGGAGCTGCATGAGCCAGCGGAGACCAGCGAGACTTGTGATGGAAAAGACAAGGACAAAGTGTGTCATGATCCTGGAACTCTGACTGCCTGCATTCTGAGCTCTGAAG TTGCAGCAGGGTTGAGCAAATTGGTGGTTTTAGTCCAAAATAAGGGGGATAGCGCTTTGATGGTAGATATGAGCGTGCCAAATTCTGCCACAGGTTCTACAAAGAAGCATGAAATACCGAAACACCATATCAAAAAG ATTAATATTTCTCTTTCTATGGGGGAAGGCAGTAAAGTTGTATTAAATGCTGGGAAACGGGATTGCGTGCTTCACATGGGCCCTCTTGTGGCTGACACGAGTGTTTTCCTCTACCTCCCTTCGTTTGACAAGCTAATTACCCCGATCAATGGTGCGTATTTCTTGATTCTAGCAGTGGTGGTCTTTGGCGGGGTGTTAGCTTGCTGTGTGTTTAGGAAGCGGCGAAGAAAGAGCGAGTTCAGGTATCAGGAGCTTGAAATGGGGTCAGGAGAAGGAACCAATATAGAAACTGCAGAAGGTTGGGATCAAGGATGGGACGATGATTGGGATGAGGAGAATGCTGTGAAATCTCCAGGTCAACATCATGTAGGAAATATATCCGCAAATGGCCTCACTTCTAGGCCTGCAAATAAGGATGGTTGGGAACGTGATTGGGATGACTAG